The bacterium DNA segment GACCGTGGATGAGATCTTGTCGCGACGCCTCTTTCCATGGCGGCAGTCCCTCGAGCCATGGGTGAAGGCCTGCTACGAGGGGCGGATCAAGACGCGCTGCGTGACCCCGCAACGCATTCATTGCCCCATCTACGCGAGCTAAACAGAGACCTATGTGAACGGGACTACCGATCTTGCCCTAGACCCATTCTTCGCTCCGCAACTAGAAACCTGCGCTCTCTTCGGCTGCCAGGCGCCCGAGTTCGTCGAGCGCCTCCTCGAGTTCGGGGCCGAGCTGGTCCGCCAGCTCGGGCATGATCTCCATCGCCCCGCTGCGGCCAGCATCCTCCAGGCTGCGCGCCAACTCGGAGACCCGCCTGGCGCCGAGTTGTGCGCTACTCGACTTGAGCGCATGGGCCGCGTCGCGGACAGCGCTGGCCTCGCCCGCCACCAGGCCCTCTTCGATCTGGCCCAGCAGCTTGGTCGACGAGGCCCGGAACGTCCCGATCAGCTTGGCCACCAGCCCCTGGCGACGGCCGTTCTCCAACTCGCGGAGTTCCGTGATCGCCTCGGTGTCGATGCAGCCGGTCACCCGCTTCGCCGCGGGTCGCACCGGGGCCGGGGCTGCCGCACCCTGCTTCCTCCAGGCGGAGAGTGCCTGCAGCAGCTCTTCGCGACTGAAGGGCTTGCTCAAATAGCCGTCCATTCCCGCGGCAAAGCAGACCTCGCGGTCGTGGCGCATGGCATGGGCGGTGACAGCGACGATCGGAATCCGCTCGCCGCTACGCGCGCGCACGTCGGCGCTTCGGATGTTGCGTGTGGCCTCGATGCCATCCATCTGGGGCATCTGGCAGTCCATCAGCACGATGTCGAAGCCGTCGGCGGCCTTCTGCACGGCGACCTCGCCATCGGGCGCCAGCTCGACCTCGCACTGCAGCGACTCGAGCAGCGCCACGGCCACCTCCTGGTTGACCTCGTTGTCCTCGGCCAGCAGGATGCGCAGGTTCAGGGGACCGAGATCGACCGCGGCCCGCGGCTCCGACGGGCCCTTGCCAGCATCTGCCGGAGCCTGCTCTTCCACCATCTCGGCGGGAATCGTGAACCAGAAGCGCGAGCCCCGCCCGGGTTCGCTCTCGAAGCGCAGCTCGCCGTCCATCAGTTCCACCAGCTGGCGCGCAATCGCGAGGCCCAGCCCAGTGCCGCCGTGGCGGCGTGCCATCGAGCCATCCGCCTGGGTAAAGGAGTGGAAGATGCGGTCCTTCTCCTCTTCGGGGATGCCAATGCCCGTGTCGGCGACGGCGAACTCGAGGCGACAGAAGCCGTCGGCCTCGTCCGGGTGGCTGAGCCGCGTGACGCTGATCGCGACCGAGCCTTCCTCGGTGAACTTGACCGCGTTGCCAACCAGGTTTGTGAGGACCTGGCGCAGGCGCACCGGATCCGAGCGAATGGCGAAGGGCACGTCGTCGGGTACGTGGGTCGCCAGCTCGACACCCTTGCGGGCGGCGGCCTCGGACACGACGTCAACGACCTCGTTCACCGCCTGGCTCACTTGGCAGGTGCACGACTCGAGCTCGAGCTTGTTGGCCTCGGCCTTCGAGAAGTCGAGGATATCGTTGATGGTCCCGAGCAGTAGCTCGGCGGAGCGATGGGCCGTGCTCGTGAAGCCGCGTTGGCTCTCGTCGAGAGAGGTCTCGAGCAGCAGCTCCGTCATGCCCAACACACCGTTCATCGGCGTGCGGATCTCGTGGCTCATGTTGGCCAGGAACTGGGACTTGGCGAGGCTTGCCTCTTCCGCCTGGCGGGCCAGCTCGACCGCCTCTTCAGTGCGGGTCTCGAGCTGCAAGGTGCGCTCGCGCACCTGCTCCTCCAGATCGTGCCGGTGGCCTTCCAGCTGCTCCCGGTAGTCGCGCAACCGATCGATCATCACACCGAGCCCGCGGGCCAGGTGACCCACCTCGTCGCTTCCGCTCACACCAACCACGCGGTCGAACTGCCCGGCAGCGATATCGCGCGTAACAGCGGCGAGCCGCCGCATGCGCGCGGTGAGCCCGCGGCTACCGATCCAGCCGAGGCCAACCAGGACCAGCGCGAGGACGCCAGCAGCCGCGAGCGTCTCGCGAGAGGGCGCACTCGAGGCGAGAGTGTCGGGAACGCGGACGCCGACCTGCACGAAGCCCAGCTCCCGCGGCAGCGGGCGGCCCACCGGCTGCATCGCCTGGAGAGCATCATCCGCGATCACCGGAACGAAGAGATCCACCACATCGTACTCGGGACCATCCGCCCAACGAATCGGCTCTGGATGAAGGGCGCGCCGGGCGACGTCGCGCACGCGATCCGGGCTGTCGGCCACGGCCTGGAAGACCTGTTTGGCCACGACCCGTAGACCGGGATCGAGCACGCGCGCGTAGGCCATGTCACCGCCTCGCCCGAGGTCTTCGAGCGCCGCCGCGAGGGCGGACTCGCGCGCAAGGGCTTCCTGCATGGCCAACAGCGGTGCAAGTCGGCTTGCGATGCGCGCGCCGCGGGCCTGCTGGGCTCGGGCGGCGTCCTGATCGCGGGCGGCCTGACCGAGCCAGCCGGTTCCAACGATCGCGGCCACGACCAGCAGCGCAACCATCAGCGCGAGTTTCGCTGCCAGGCTGGTGCGCATGAGAGGCGCTTGCACGCGATCGGGCTGGGCTTCGTTCATCTGTGCTCTGCGATCCCGCCCGGCCCCATCTCAAGTGCCGTCGCCCGGACCTCTCGCGTGGTCTCACCAACGAGATTCCAGTGGAGGCCGAACGGCACCCCGACACGCGGCCGGCCGCCGCGCTCTCGTCCAGACCCTGTTCGCGACATCGTCCCTCCCTGATGGCGGCACCCAGCGGGCGTCACCGTAGGGCGCATCGGTCCGCCGTGAGGAAGGCTGAAGGTGGACGAGAACGCTGCCGGGAAACGCCCTCATGCCAGGGCGCCATCCGGTCGAAGAGCTGAACTCGGTCCTTTCTCGTGGAGAGCCTCTCGTGCCTGCGTCCCTTCCGCCCTGGCTGCAATCGTCCCGTGGCCTGATCTCGGCCGGCGCCTTGCTGCTGGTACTGCTCCTGGCGGTGCCCGCCTTCATTTCGACGGATAGGAACGCAGACGAGCGATCGCCCCTACGGGATGCAGCGGGGGAAGCGGCGGGCACGGCCGCCGCGGTGGACCGGACAGCGTCCGACCCGCTCGCACCGCCGGAGGATGACTGGCTCTCGACTGGCGCTCCGGACGGCGCCGCCGAAACCCTATCCGCGGATCCGGACGGCGCGCTGGACTGTCTGGTCCAGCCCTCGAAGACCGTAGCCATCGGCAGCCAGACCCTCGGCCTGATCGAGACGATCCACGTCGAGCGCGGGGATCCGGTGAAGGAAGGTCAGACCGTCGTCGAGCTCGAGGCGGGAGTCGAGGCCGCAGCCGTCCAGGTTGCGCGCCTACGAGCCGGCCTCGAGGGTTCACTGCGCGCTCACGAGGAGAGCTTCGCATTGAGTACGAAGCGCCAGAAGCGCGGGGCGGAGCTGTTCGAAAAGAAGGCGCTCTCCGTAGACACCCGCGAGGAGCTGGATACCCAGGCGCGCATCGGTGAGCTCGAGCTGCTGCAGGCGAAGGAGGCCCGGCAGCTCGCGGGGCTGGAGCTTCGGCAGGCCAAGGCGCTGCTCGCCCGGCGCACCTTGCGCGCGCCGATCTCGGGAGTCGTGACCGAGCGCCTTCTGGAGGCGGGTGAGGTCGTGGACGAGGAAACGATCTTGAAGATCGCCCAGATCGACCCCCTGCGTGTCGACGTGCTGATGCCCGCGAGCCGCTACGGCAGCGTGCATCCGGGCATGCGTGCCACCATCGAACCGGAGTTCCCGGTCGATGCGAGCGTGGTCGCGAACGTCGCAATCGTCGACCCGATCATCGATGCCGCGAGCGGCACCTTCAGCGTGCGGCTGGATCTTCCCAACCCGGGTGGCCAGATCCCGGGCGGGCTCCACTGCACGGTGAAGTTCCTGGACGACTAACGCGGTGGGATCGTTCGGACCGATCTTCCGCATCAGCTTCGGGCTGGTGATGCTGACGAGCACCATCCTGATGGGCCTCGACCTGTTGGGTTGGCTTCCCAACGTAGAGAACCGCGACACGGAGCTGCGTATCCGTATCGCCGAGGCCGTGGCAACCCAGGCAACGGTCGGCATCGATCGCGGCGACCTGCGTTCGGTACGTGCCGCCTTGCGGGTGGCCGTGGAGCGGAACGAGGAAGTCCTCTCCGCCGGCCTACGTGCCGCAGGCGGAAGGCTGATGATCGACGTCGGCGAGCATCGCGATCTCTGGAATCCTCCGGCGGACGGGCGCTCGACCGCCGACCACATCGGGATCCCGTTGTATCGGGACGGCGAGCAGTGGTCGACCATCGAACTCCGCTTCCAGGATCAGGGCGGCGACGGCCTGCTGGCGAACCTGTGGAGCCATCCCCTGCTGCGCATCCTGGTCCTGGTGGGCGTGGTTGGCTTCTTCGCCTACGGCTTCTATTTGCGCCGCACCCTGCGGCACCTCGACCCCTCGGCCGTGATCCCCACCCGGGTCCAGGCCACCCTCGACGTGATGACCGAAGGCGTCATCGTCATCGACCCGCACGATGATGTGGTGATGGCCAACGACGCCTTCGCAACGCGCTTCGGGCTCCGATCTGTGGACCTGATGGGACGCAAGGCCTCCTCCTTCGGCTGGCGGGACCGGCAGGGAGACGAGGTAAGGGGGGAGTTCCCGTGGCTGCGCGCGATGCGCGATGGCGAAGCCTTCGTTGGCGAAACCCTCACGTTGAATCGCAGCGCCCGGAGGCGGATCGTACTCACCGTGAACGGTGCGCCTGTACTCGACGGCTGGGGCCGTCCAACCGGAGCCATCGTCACGTTCGACGACGTCACCGAGCTCGAAGAAAATCGCGCCGAGCTTCAGCACGCGCTGGACAAACTCGAGAAATCCCGCGACGAGATCCGCCTCCAGAACGAGGAACTCCAGCAGCTCGCCCGCACCGACCCCCTGACAGGCGTCGCCAACCGACGCAGCTTCATGGAGGACGTGGAGCCCCTGTTCCAGAGCGCCCGGGCCGATGGCGATGAGCTCGCGTGCCTGATGGTCGAC contains these protein-coding regions:
- a CDS encoding response regulator: MNEAQPDRVQAPLMRTSLAAKLALMVALLVVAAIVGTGWLGQAARDQDAARAQQARGARIASRLAPLLAMQEALARESALAAALEDLGRGGDMAYARVLDPGLRVVAKQVFQAVADSPDRVRDVARRALHPEPIRWADGPEYDVVDLFVPVIADDALQAMQPVGRPLPRELGFVQVGVRVPDTLASSAPSRETLAAAGVLALVLVGLGWIGSRGLTARMRRLAAVTRDIAAGQFDRVVGVSGSDEVGHLARGLGVMIDRLRDYREQLEGHRHDLEEQVRERTLQLETRTEEAVELARQAEEASLAKSQFLANMSHEIRTPMNGVLGMTELLLETSLDESQRGFTSTAHRSAELLLGTINDILDFSKAEANKLELESCTCQVSQAVNEVVDVVSEAAARKGVELATHVPDDVPFAIRSDPVRLRQVLTNLVGNAVKFTEEGSVAISVTRLSHPDEADGFCRLEFAVADTGIGIPEEEKDRIFHSFTQADGSMARRHGGTGLGLAIARQLVELMDGELRFESEPGRGSRFWFTIPAEMVEEQAPADAGKGPSEPRAAVDLGPLNLRILLAEDNEVNQEVAVALLESLQCEVELAPDGEVAVQKAADGFDIVLMDCQMPQMDGIEATRNIRSADVRARSGERIPIVAVTAHAMRHDREVCFAAGMDGYLSKPFSREELLQALSAWRKQGAAAPAPVRPAAKRVTGCIDTEAITELRELENGRRQGLVAKLIGTFRASSTKLLGQIEEGLVAGEASAVRDAAHALKSSSAQLGARRVSELARSLEDAGRSGAMEIMPELADQLGPELEEALDELGRLAAEESAGF
- a CDS encoding efflux RND transporter periplasmic adaptor subunit, with product MPASLPPWLQSSRGLISAGALLLVLLLAVPAFISTDRNADERSPLRDAAGEAAGTAAAVDRTASDPLAPPEDDWLSTGAPDGAAETLSADPDGALDCLVQPSKTVAIGSQTLGLIETIHVERGDPVKEGQTVVELEAGVEAAAVQVARLRAGLEGSLRAHEESFALSTKRQKRGAELFEKKALSVDTREELDTQARIGELELLQAKEARQLAGLELRQAKALLARRTLRAPISGVVTERLLEAGEVVDEETILKIAQIDPLRVDVLMPASRYGSVHPGMRATIEPEFPVDASVVANVAIVDPIIDAASGTFSVRLDLPNPGGQIPGGLHCTVKFLDD
- a CDS encoding sensor domain-containing diguanylate cyclase; amino-acid sequence: MGSFGPIFRISFGLVMLTSTILMGLDLLGWLPNVENRDTELRIRIAEAVATQATVGIDRGDLRSVRAALRVAVERNEEVLSAGLRAAGGRLMIDVGEHRDLWNPPADGRSTADHIGIPLYRDGEQWSTIELRFQDQGGDGLLANLWSHPLLRILVLVGVVGFFAYGFYLRRTLRHLDPSAVIPTRVQATLDVMTEGVIVIDPHDDVVMANDAFATRFGLRSVDLMGRKASSFGWRDRQGDEVRGEFPWLRAMRDGEAFVGETLTLNRSARRRIVLTVNGAPVLDGWGRPTGAIVTFDDVTELEENRAELQHALDKLEKSRDEIRLQNEELQQLARTDPLTGVANRRSFMEDVEPLFQSARADGDELACLMVDIDHFKRVNDEHGHLTGDEVIRRVADGLTSQLGGSGIVCRYGGEEFCVALPDSTREEAEALGERVRRQIAAPGFTSVPIAASLGVASVRDRADSLTGLIDQADQALYFSKENGRNRLTRFDSI